The following DNA comes from Pseudodesulfovibrio alkaliphilus.
GGGTTCCGGCGGACGGACACGGCGGATGCGGGCCGCTACCTCTCCGAGGAGCTGCTTGTCGATCCCCTGGAGAATCAGCTTGCTGCCCTCGACCCGACCTTCGATGCCAGCGGGCAGATCGAACTCGACCGGATGGGAGAACCCGACGTTCAGAACGATCTTGGGGCCCTGCACGGACACCTTGTAACCGACGCCGATGACCTCCAGGCCCTTCTCAAAGCCCTTGGAGACGCCCTCGACGCAGTTGGCCAGGAGCGTACGACGCAGACCGTGCTGGGCACGGGCCTCGCGAGAGTCGTCAGCTCGGGTGACGGAAACCTTGCCATCCTCGAGCGCATAAGCCACGGCCGGATGAACCGCGGTCGTCAGGGTGCCCTTGGGGCCCTTGACCTGGATCTCGGAGGCTCCAACAGACACCTCAACACCCGAAGGTATTTCGATGGGATTTTTTCCTATACGAGACATTGTGGAACCTCACTACCAGATTTCGCACAGCAGTTCGCCGCCGACATTGGCCTCTTTGGCCTTGGCGCCTTCGAGCACCCCTTTTGAGGTGGACACGATACAAATGCCGATGCCGTTTTGCACACGAGGGATGTCAGAAGCACCGACATATACGCGACGACCAGGCTTGCTGACCTTCTTCAGGCCAGTAACCAGCGGTTTTCCGTCAGCGTATTTGAGGGTAATACTGATGTCCCTGTCCTCGACAGCGTAGTCGGCGATATAACCTTCTTCCTTCAGGATACCCGCGATGGAAGTCTTCATTTTGGAAGACGGCACGACGACATCGCTATGATGTGCGCCGTAGGCGTTCCGAATGCGGGTCAACATGTCGGCTACAGGATCAACAACAGCCATTTCATTTCTCCTTGATTACCAGCTCGACTTGCGAACACCGGGCAGCTCCCCGGCGAGAGCCTTGTTGCGGAAGCAGATACGGCAGATGCCGTAACGCCTCAGAAAAGCCCGAGGACGGCCACAAATCGGGCACCGATTGTATGCGCGAACCTTGAACTTGGGTTTGCGGCGTGCCTTAACGCGAATGCTTGTCTTGGCCACTTTCCGTCCTCCTACTTTTTAAAGGGCATGCCAAGGAGATCAAGAAGCATCTTGCCTTCCTTGTCTGTCTTGGCGCTCGTGCACACGGTCACGTTCATGCCCTTGACCAATTCCACCTTGTCGATATCGAGCTCGGGGAAAATGGTGTGCTCCTTGATGCCCATGGTGAAGTTCCCGCGACCATCGAACCCGCGATCGGGAATGCCGCGAAAGTCGCGCACCCGGGGCAGGGCAAAGCTCACGAGCCTGTCGTAGAAGTCCCACATGGCGTCGCCGCGCAGCGTGACGCGTGCGCCGATGGGCATTCCCTCGCGCAGCTTGAACTGGGCGATGGACTTCTTGGCCTTGGTCACCACGGCCCGCTGTCCCGCGATGGCGGTCAGTTCCTCAACGGCCGGTTCGATGAGCTTGCTGTTCTGGCTAGCCGCACCCAGACCGATGTTCAGGGAGATCTTCGTCAGTTTCGGGATCTCCATGGAGGAACTGTAGCCGAACTCCTTCTGGAGCTCAGGGACTACCTTTTCCGCATATACTTTTTCCAGACGAGTCATTGGTACACCTTATTTGAAGACTTCGTTGCACTTTTTGCAGTAACGAAGCTTCTTGCCGTCTTCGGTCTTCTTGTACCCGACCCGCGTGGGCTTGGTGCACGCATCGCACACCACAGCCACATTGGATACATGGATCGGGGCTTCCTTTTCGATAATCCCGCCGGGCTGCTGGGCGTAGGGATTGGCTTTGGTGTGACGCTGGACCATGTTGACTTTCTCAACGAGGACGGTGTCCTTCTTGGGCAGAATCTTGAGCACCTTGCCGATCTTTCCCTTATCCTTCCCGGCGATGACCATGACCTTGTCGTCTTTGCGTATCTTGGTCTTCATCTGCATATCCTCTTACAGGACCTCGGGGGCGAGGGAAACGATCTTCATGAAGCCGGCTGCACGCAGCTCGCGGGCCACGGGTCCGAAAATACGGGTTCCCACAGGCTCGCCGTTGTTATTGAGCAGCACGGCGGAATTGTTGTCGAACTTGATGTAGGAGCCGTCGGGGCGCCCCACTTCCTTTTTGGTCCGAACGACCACCGCCTTCATGACCGCGCCCTTCTTCACCTTGGAATGGGGCATGGCCTCTTTGACGGACACTACGATAATATCGCCGACGCTCGCATAGCGGCGCTTGGACCCGCCGAGCACCTTGATGCACGCGACCCTTTTGGCCCCGGAATTGTCAGCGACATCGAGGTTGGATTCAACCTGTATCATGGTATTTTCTCCTAACCCTAGACGGCCTTTTCGAGGATCTGCACCAGGTGCCACCGCTTACGGCGGCTCATGGGCCTCGATTCGACAATCTGCACCTTGTCGCCAACACCGCAGTCGTTGGCCGGATCATGGGCCATGAACTTCTTGCGGCGGCGGATGTACTTCTTCAGCAGCGGATGCTTTACCAGGGTCTCGACCCGGACGACAATGGTTTTGTCGGCCTTGTCGGAAACGACCAGTCCGGTCAGCACGCGCCTGTTGCCGGTGTGTTTGAACTCAGCCATTGGTTACGCTCCCTGTCGTTCCTGCTGGATGGTCAGGATACGGGCGATGGTCTTTTTGACGCCGCTGAGTTGCCGGGTATTCTCAAGCTGCGCGGTGGCATGCTTGAAACGCAGACCAAAGAGTTCCTTGCGGGACTCGGTCAGCTTCTCGGCCAGCTTGGCGTCGTTCAGTTCACGAAGTTCCTTGGAAGTCATCTTACAGACCCTCCTTGACAACGATGGCCGTCTTGATCGGCAGCTTGTAGGAGGCGCGCTTGAGCGCTTCCTTGGCCAGTGCGATATCGACGCCCTTCACTTCGTACATGATCCGGCCCGGTCTCACCGGGGCGACCCAACCATCGGGTGCGCCCTTTCCCTTGCCCATGCGGACTTCCGCAGGCTTGGAGGTGACGGGGAAATCCGGGAAGATGCGAATCCAGACCTTACCACCGCGCTTGATGTGCCGCATGATGGCGACACGAGCGGACTCAATCTGCTGGCTGGTGATCTTTCCGTGCTCCAATGCCTTCAGCCCGATATCGCCGAAGGACACGCTGTTACCCCGTTGGGCCTTGCCTCTGTTGCGGCCTTTCTGCCGCTTTCTGAATTTCACTCTTTTTGGAGCAAGCATTACTGTTCCACCTCTTTGTCCAGAATCTCACCCTTGAAGATCCAGACCTTGACTCCGATGACGCCGTAGGTCGTCGCGGCCTCGGCAAAACCGTAGTCGATGTCGGCACGGAGGGTGTGCAGAGGCACACGCCCATCACGGTACCATTCGCCGCGTGCGATCTCGGCGCCTGCAAGGCGACCGGCACACGCAACCTTGATACCCTCGGCGCCGAATTTCCTGGCAAGGCCCACCGTACGCTTCATGGCACGGCGGAAGGCAATTCTGCGTTCGAGTTGCTGGGCAATGCTCTCAGCTACGAGCTGAGCTTCAACCTCCGGTCGACGAATCTCGTTGACCTCAATGGTGAATTCGGTTTGAAACTTGCCGCGCAATTCCTCACGCAGCTTCTCTATCTCTACACCTTTGCGACCGATGACGATTCCCGGACGCGCAGTGTGGATGATCAGGCGAATCTTGCCGCCGGCGCGCTCAATTTCCAGCCGAGCGATGCCGGCCTGAAAGAGCTTCTTCTTGACGAACTTGCGAATCTGATCGTCCTGCAAGACAAAGGCAGGATAATCTTTCTTGCTGTACCAGCGGGACAGCCAGTTCTTGTTATACCCCAGACGAAAACCGTAAGGATGTACTTTCTGTCCCATAACTACATTTCCTTCACTACGATGGTGATATGGCTCGTGCGCTTCTTGATCCGGTAGGCGCGGCCCATGGCACGGGGCTGGATGCGTTTCCAGGTGGGGCCTTCGTTGACCATGACCGTATCCACGATCAGGGAGTCCACGTCCACTCCAGGCATCTGCTCCGCGTTGGAAATGGCGGAATAGAGCACCTTGCTGAGAATCTTGGCGGCTTTCTTCGGGGTGAAGCGGAGGATGTTCAAGGCATCCTCGACACCCTTGCCCTTGATATTCTCGGCAACGATGCGGGTCTTGCGCGGAGACACGCGAATGTACTTGGCGACTGCTTTGGCTTCCATAATGGTCTCCCCCTACTTCTTCTTGTCGGCAGCGTGGCCGAAGTAGGTACGGGTGGGCGAGAACTCGCCGAGTTTGTGACCAACCATGTTTTCGGTCACAAACACGGGAATGAACTTGCGGCCATTGTGGACAGCGAAGGTCATGCCGACCATCTCGGGGATGATCGTGGAGCGACGCGACCAGGTCTTGATAACGCGGCGATCCTGATTCTCGGCAGCCACTTCGACTTTCTTTATCAGGTGGCCGTCGATGAACGGACCCTTCTTAAGAGATCTTGGCATTACTTATACTCCTACTTCTGGCCGCGGCGCTTGACGATGAGCTTCGCAGAAGCCTTCTTCTTGTTGCGGGTCTTGTAGCCCTTGGCCGGGATGCCCCACGGCGAGACCGGGTGGCGGCCGCCCGAGCTGCGGCCCTCGCCGCCGCCAAGCGGATGGTCAACCGGGTTCATGGCCACACCGCGCACCTTGGGACGGCGTCCAAGCCAGCGGTTGCGTCCGGCCTTGCCAATCTTGATCGACTCGTGGTGGACATTGCCCACCTGGCCGACAGTGGCGCAGCAGGCGGCCAGCACCTTACGCACCTCACCCGAGGGCATGCGCAGCAGTGCGTACTTGCCTTCCTTGGCGATGAGCTGGGCATAGGTACCGGCGGCGCGGCAGAACTGGCCGCCGCGACCCGGATGCAGCTCAATGTTGTGCACGATGGTACCAGTGGGCACCAGCTGCAACTGCATGGCGTTGCCGGGCTTGATGTCCGCGCCCTCACCGGAGAGGATGCTGTCCCCCTGATTCAACCCCACAGGGGCCAGGATGTAGCGCTTCTCGCCATCGGCGTAATGCAGCAGCGCGATGCGGGCGCTGCGGTTCGGATCGTACTCGATCTCGGCCACCTTGGCGGGAATGCCAAGTTTGTTGCGCTTGAAATCGATGATGCGATACAGGGTCTTGTGCCCTCCGCCACGGCGACGGGCAGTGATGCGACCGTTGTTGTTGCGTCCGGCCTTCTTGGTCAGGCCCTTGGTCAGCGACTTCTCGGGAGTGGTCCTGGTGATCTCGGCAAAGTCGGAGATCGTCTGGAACCGGCGGCCCGGAGAAGTAGGCTTCAGCTTGCGGGTTGCCATGTGTTACACTCCCTCGAAGATTTCGATCTTGTCGCCTTGCGCGAGCTTGACGTAGGCCTTCTTGTAACCGGAGATGCGTCCGGTAACGCGGCCAAACTTCTTGCGCGGCATGGCTTGTTTTCTGACAATGTTCACGGACTCGACTTTAACGTCAAAGGCTGCCTCGACCGCCTTCTTCACCTCGATCTTGTTGGTGTCGGGGTGGACGTAAAAAGAGACGTGATTGGACTGCTCCTTGGCTTCGTTGGCCTTCTCGGAGACAACGGGCTTGAGCAAAATCTTGGAATAATCCATGACTATTTCAACCTCTCTTGAACGTCTTGGGCGGCGGCCTCGAGCATGACCAGCTCGGGATACAGCAGCACGTCGTAAACATTCAGCTTGTCGGCCTCGATGACCTTGACGCCCGGCAGGTTCCTGGCCGAGAGGGCCAGGGTGCTGTCAGCCTCCTTGGCCACAATCAGCGTCTTGCCGAGGCCGAGATTCCGAACTATGGCCGCAAAGGCCTTGGTTTTCACTTCGGCCAAATCAATGGCCTTGAGCACGGTCAGCTTCTGCTCGGCCACCCGCGATGACAGGGCCATCTGCAGGGCCAGCTTGCGGACCTTCTTGTTGACCTTGAACGAGTAGTCGCGGGGCTGCGGGCCGAAAAGGACCGCGCCGCCACGCCACAACGGAGAACGGCTGGAGCCGGCGCGGGCGCGGCCGGTACCCTTCTGGCGCCAGGGCTTGCGCCCGCCGCCGCTTTTCATGCCGCGGGTCTTGGTGGCATGGGTACCGCTGCGCTTGGCTGCGCGCTGGGCACGGACAACGAGGTTGAGAATCTCGGGTTGCACCTCGACCTCAAAGACCTCGGGAGCCAGCTCTATATCGCCAACTTTCTGATTATTCTGATCTACAACTTGCAATTTTGCCATGACGTATACCTCCAGCCCCGGCTAGCCGTTCTTGCGGATCATCACGAAGCCGTTGTTGGGTCCGGGCACCTGGCCCTTCACCACCAGGACATTGTCCTCGGGCCTCACGTCGATGATTTCCACGTTGCTCAAGGTCACGCGTGCGTTCCCCATCTGGCCGGGCATCTTCTTGTTCTTCCAGACGCGACCCGGATAGGTGGCGTTACCGACGGAACCGGGAACGCGGTGCACCTTCTCGGCGCCATGGGATGCACGGGAACCGGAGAAGTTGTGACGCTTCATGACACCCTGAAAGCCCTTGCCCTTGCTGGTGCCCGTCACCTTGACCTTTTCACCGGCCGAGAAAATTCCGACGGTGATCTCCTGGCCAAGCTCGTAGCCGTCGACACCGTCAAGGGGAAACTCCCTGAGGTGGCGATAAAGGTCCTTTCCGGCCTTGGCCATGTGGCCTTTCATGGGCTTGTTGACCTTGCGTTCGGCGATGACATCATAGCCGAGCTGCAGGGCGTTGTAGCCTTCCTTGTCCTGCGTCTTGATCTGCATGACCGGGCAGGGTCCCGCCTGGATGACGGTAACGCAACACACGCTGCCGTCATCTTTGAAGATACGGGTCATGCCCAGCTTCTTTCCAAGTATTCCAAGCGTCTTAGGCATAATGAAACTCCTAGAGCTTGATTTCGACATCAACACCGGCAGGCAGCGAAAGCTTGCCCAGGGCGTCAACAGTCTGCTGAGTGGGTTCCAGGATGTCCAAAAGGCGCTTGTGAATGCGCATTTCAAACTGCTCACGGGACTTCTTGTCCACGTGAACGGACTTCTGAATGGTATTACGATGAATGTCGGTGGGCAGGGGCACAGGGCCTGCAATAGCCGCACCAGTATTCCGGGCCGTGTCAACGATTTCGCTGACAGCCTTGTCCAGAATACGATAATCGTATGATTTCAGTTTGATTCTGATGCGATCGCTCGCCATCGAAGCAGCCATGGTGCTTTCTCCTCAAAGGATTTATCTTCGCCGCGCCCGAAAAATTGCAGGCGCACAATTTCGCAACGGTCGGGTTGTGTACTCTCAACTCGCCGTGTCTGTCAAGCGAAGGGAAAATCCCGGCTCGTCGTTAATCTTTCTTTGTCATCAACTCTTCAGCCAAGCTGTTCGGCACCCTTTCGTAGTGATTGAACTGCATGGTAAACGTGGCGCGTCCCTGTGTCTTGGAGCGCAGGTCCGTCGCGTAGCCGAACATCTCGGACAGCGGGACATAGGACCGCACCACCTGGACACCGGGCCGGGCTTCCATTTCTCCGACACGTCCCCGGCGGCCATTGAGGTCGCCCATGACATCGCCCAGATATTCCTCGGGCGTGACCACCTCAACAGACATGATAGGCTCGAGGAGCACGGGCTTGGCGCCCTTGCATGCCTGCTTGATGGCCATGGAACCGGCAACGTAGAACGCCTGCTCGCTGGAGTCCACCTCGTGGAACGAGCCGAATACCAGCTTGACCTTGACATCGACCACCGGGAATCCGGCGACGATGCCGTTTTTCAGGGCATCCTTGATGCCCTTGTCCACGGCGGGAATGTATTCCTTGGGAATCACGCCGCCCTTGATCTCGTCCTCGAACTCGTAGCCCTTCTCGGGGTTGGGCTCGATCTCGATGACGACGTGGCCGTACTGGCCGCGGCCGCCCGACTGCTTGGCATGTTTGACATCCGCCTTGTTCGACGCGGAAATGGTCTCGCGATACGCAACACGGGGCGCGCCCACGTTGGCGTTGACGTTGAACTCCCGAAGAAGACGGTCAACAATGATCTCGAGATGCAACTCACCCATTCCGGCGATAAGGGTCTGCCCGGTTTCCTCGTCGGTCTTGACGCGGAAGGAGGGGTCCTCCTTGGCCAGCTTGACCAGGGAGTTGGACAGGTTGTCGCGGTCAGCCTTGGTCTTGGGCTCAATGGCCACTTCGATGACCGGCTCCGGGATATCCAGGGATTCGAGCACCACCGCCTGCTTGAGGTCAGCCAGGGTGTCGCCGGTAGCCAGGTTTTTGAGGCCCACGGCAGCGACGATGTCGCCCGCGTACGCCTCTTTTATCTCTTCACGCTTGTTAGCGTGCATTTTGAGCAATCGGCCGATGCGCTCCTTCTTGCCGGTGGCGCCGTTCATGAAGGTGGCGCCGCTTTCGATCTTGCCCGAATAGAGGCGCAGGAAGGTCAGGTGGCCGACAAAGGGATCGGTCATCAGCTTGAAGGCAAGGGCCGACAGGGGCTTGTCGTCGTCGCAGGGGCATTCGACGGTGTTGCCGGAATCGGGGTCGATACCCTTCATCACTTCGATGTCCAGGGGCGACGGCATGAAGTCCACGACCGCATCCAGCAGTTGCTGCACACCCTTGTTGCGGAAAGCGGTGCCGCAAAGCACAGGGCAGATGGCCAGGGCGGTGGTGGCTTTACGCACACCCTCGCGAATCTCCTCGGGCGTCAGCTCCTCGTCGGCCATGAACTTTTCGAGCAGGACTTCGTCTTCCTCGGCGATGGCCTCGATCAATTCGACACGCATCAACTCGTATTGGTCCTGCAAATCTGCGGGAACATCGGTGACCTGGAAGCTGGTGCCCTTGTCCTGGCTATCGAAGATGTAGGCCTTGCCCTCAATAAGATCGACCATGCCGACAAACTCGTCCTCTGCCCCGATGGGCAGTTGCACGGGCACGGCCTTGGCGTTGAGTCGGGTCTTCATCATGGAGACGCAACGGAAGAAGTCGGCACCGATACGATCCATCTTGTTGACAAAGGCCATGCGCGGCACGCGGTAGCGGTCGGCCTGCCGCCAGACGGTCTCGGACTGGGGCTCGACACCGGCCACGGAGTCGAACACGGCCACGGCACCGTCGAGCACGCGCAGCGCGCGCTCCACTTCCATGGTGAAATCGACGTGTCCGGGAGTATCGATGATGTTGATGCGATGATCGCGCCAAAAGCAGGTGGTGGCGGCAGAGGTGATGGTGATGCCGCGCTCCTGTTCCTGGACCATCCAGTCCATGGTGGCTTCGCCGTCATGCACTTCGCCGAGCTTGTGGGACACGCCGGTATAAAACAGAATGCGCTCGGTCGTCGTGGTTTTGCCCGCGTCGATGTGGGCCATGATACCGATATTGCGCTGCTTGTTTCTGGGAACCATTCTTGGCACAGTGATACTCCGGGTCTACCAGCGGTAGTGGGCGAAGGCTTTGTTGGCTTCGGCCATCTTGTGGGTGTCTTCCCGTTTCTTGACCGCCCCGCCGCGATTATTGAAGGCGTCAAGCAGCTCGCCGGAGAGCCGGGCGACCATGCCCTTCTCGCCGCGGCTGCGGGCGTAATTGATCATCCAGCGAATGGCCAGCGCGGTCTGGCGGTCGGGCCGGACCTCCATGGGTACCTGATAGGTGGCACCGCCGACACGGCGGGACTTGACCTCCACCGAGGGCCGGACATTGTCCAGGCACTTCTCGAAGGCGCGCAACGGATCTTCGTTGGTCTTGTTGGCAAGGCTTTCGATGGCCTGGTAGAAAATTCTTTCCGCGGTGCTCTTCTTGCCGTCAAACATGAGACGGTTGATGAAGCGGGTGATGAGCTTGCTGCCGTACACAGGGTCCGGCAGGATCTGCCGACGCGCGACAGGACCTTTACGAGGCATTTCTTTCTCCTTGAATTTCGGCCGGGGGGACATTATTTCGGGCAGCCTCCGCCCTACTTTGTCATCCCACCCCGGGCATTACGAAAAAAGCGTCAACCTATTTGGGGCGCTTGGTACCGTACTTGGAGCGGCCGCGACGGCGATCATCGACACCAGAAGTATCAAGGGAACCGCGCACGATGTGGTAACGGACACCGGGCAAGTCCTTGACACGGCCGCCGCGGATCAGCACCACCGAGTGCTCCTGAAGGTTGTGGCCTTCGCCGCCGATGTAGGCGGTTACTTCAATGCCGTTGGTCAGGCGGACACGGGCGACCTTACGAAGCGCAGAGTTCGGCTTCTTGGGGGTCGTGGTGTACACCCTGGTGCAGACGCCGCGGCGCTGCGGGCATTCGAGCAGGGCCGGAGTCTTTTTCCGCTTGGGCTGCGCCACGCGCGCCTTGCGGATCAATTGGTTGATGGTGGGCATTCATCCTCCGAAATCAATAGTTAATACATTACTGCACGCAATCATGCGCAAAGAGGACCGCTATTAAGCCAAAAGCCGAAGCCTTGTCAAGCGGTTTGGCCCGACCGGCTTTCCAAGGGGCGGTCCCCTGCGGCAAAGTGACCGGGGAGGACCAGCCTCCCCAGTCGCTTTACTATCCAGAACACCGCACGAGCGATGTTATAATCTTCAGTCAATCTCTACCAGGAGCGGGCTTTCCTCGAGATCCTCAAGGAACTTGTCCTTGCGCTCCAGCTGATCGGGCACGAGGATTTCCGCATCAGTGTATCGACGGAAGCCGGTGCCCGCCGGGACCAGCCTGCCGACGATGACGTTCTCCTTGAGTCCGCGCAGGCTGTCGGACTTGCCGCGCAGGGAGGCCTCGGTCAGCACCTTGGTGGTCTCCTGGAAGCTGGCGGCCGAGATGAAGGAATCCGTGGAGAGCGAAGCCTGGGTGATGCCCAGAACCAGCGTCTCGGCCACGGCCGGAGTGCCTCCCTCTGCCAGGACCTTGGCGTTCTCATCCATGAACCGCTGCTTGTCCACCTGCTCACCGATAAGGAAGGTGGTGGAACCGGGCTCAACAATGGACACCTTCCTGAGCATCTGGCGGACGATAATCTCGATGTGCTTGTCGTTGATGCTCACACCTTGGAAGCGGTAGACCTCCTGAATCTCCTCGACCAGATAGCGGGCCAGATACTTCTCGCCCTTGATGCGCAGGATGTCGTGCAGTTCGGGGCTGCCCTCGGTGAGCAGGTCTCCCGCCTCCACGAAGTCGGACTCCTGAACCGTGATGTGCTTGCCCTTGGGGATCAGGAATTCCATGGGATCTCCTGTCTCCGGGGTGACGACTACCTTGCGCTTGCCCTTGGTCTCGGAGCCGAAGGTGACGATGCCGTCGATGGACGAAACAACACCCATGTCCTTGGGCTTGCGCACCTCGAAGAGCTCGGCCACTCGCGGCAGACCGCCGACGATGTCCTTGGTCTTGGACGATTCACGCGGCTTGCGGGCGATGACATCGCCCGAGCGCACGGTGTCGCCGTCCTTGACCATGAGGATGGCGCCGACAGGCATGGCAAAGGTGGCGTCGATGGCTGTTCCTGCGCGTTT
Coding sequences within:
- the rplF gene encoding 50S ribosomal protein L6 — translated: MSRIGKNPIEIPSGVEVSVGASEIQVKGPKGTLTTAVHPAVAYALEDGKVSVTRADDSREARAQHGLRRTLLANCVEGVSKGFEKGLEVIGVGYKVSVQGPKIVLNVGFSHPVEFDLPAGIEGRVEGSKLILQGIDKQLLGEVAARIRRVRPPEPYKGKGIKYIDEVIRRKAGKSGAK
- the rpsH gene encoding 30S ribosomal protein S8 — encoded protein: MAVVDPVADMLTRIRNAYGAHHSDVVVPSSKMKTSIAGILKEEGYIADYAVEDRDISITLKYADGKPLVTGLKKVSKPGRRVYVGASDIPRVQNGIGICIVSTSKGVLEGAKAKEANVGGELLCEIW
- a CDS encoding type Z 30S ribosomal protein S14, with protein sequence MAKTSIRVKARRKPKFKVRAYNRCPICGRPRAFLRRYGICRICFRNKALAGELPGVRKSSW
- the rplE gene encoding 50S ribosomal protein L5, producing the protein MTRLEKVYAEKVVPELQKEFGYSSSMEIPKLTKISLNIGLGAASQNSKLIEPAVEELTAIAGQRAVVTKAKKSIAQFKLREGMPIGARVTLRGDAMWDFYDRLVSFALPRVRDFRGIPDRGFDGRGNFTMGIKEHTIFPELDIDKVELVKGMNVTVCTSAKTDKEGKMLLDLLGMPFKK
- the rplX gene encoding 50S ribosomal protein L24, whose product is MKTKIRKDDKVMVIAGKDKGKIGKVLKILPKKDTVLVEKVNMVQRHTKANPYAQQPGGIIEKEAPIHVSNVAVVCDACTKPTRVGYKKTEDGKKLRYCKKCNEVFK
- the rplN gene encoding 50S ribosomal protein L14, with translation MIQVESNLDVADNSGAKRVACIKVLGGSKRRYASVGDIIVVSVKEAMPHSKVKKGAVMKAVVVRTKKEVGRPDGSYIKFDNNSAVLLNNNGEPVGTRIFGPVARELRAAGFMKIVSLAPEVL
- the rpsQ gene encoding 30S ribosomal protein S17 gives rise to the protein MAEFKHTGNRRVLTGLVVSDKADKTIVVRVETLVKHPLLKKYIRRRKKFMAHDPANDCGVGDKVQIVESRPMSRRKRWHLVQILEKAV
- the rpmC gene encoding 50S ribosomal protein L29, coding for MTSKELRELNDAKLAEKLTESRKELFGLRFKHATAQLENTRQLSGVKKTIARILTIQQERQGA
- the rplP gene encoding 50S ribosomal protein L16, which encodes MLAPKRVKFRKRQKGRNRGKAQRGNSVSFGDIGLKALEHGKITSQQIESARVAIMRHIKRGGKVWIRIFPDFPVTSKPAEVRMGKGKGAPDGWVAPVRPGRIMYEVKGVDIALAKEALKRASYKLPIKTAIVVKEGL
- the rpsC gene encoding 30S ribosomal protein S3, which encodes MGQKVHPYGFRLGYNKNWLSRWYSKKDYPAFVLQDDQIRKFVKKKLFQAGIARLEIERAGGKIRLIIHTARPGIVIGRKGVEIEKLREELRGKFQTEFTIEVNEIRRPEVEAQLVAESIAQQLERRIAFRRAMKRTVGLARKFGAEGIKVACAGRLAGAEIARGEWYRDGRVPLHTLRADIDYGFAEAATTYGVIGVKVWIFKGEILDKEVEQ
- the rplV gene encoding 50S ribosomal protein L22 codes for the protein MEAKAVAKYIRVSPRKTRIVAENIKGKGVEDALNILRFTPKKAAKILSKVLYSAISNAEQMPGVDVDSLIVDTVMVNEGPTWKRIQPRAMGRAYRIKKRTSHITIVVKEM
- the rpsS gene encoding 30S ribosomal protein S19 codes for the protein MPRSLKKGPFIDGHLIKKVEVAAENQDRRVIKTWSRRSTIIPEMVGMTFAVHNGRKFIPVFVTENMVGHKLGEFSPTRTYFGHAADKKK
- the rplB gene encoding 50S ribosomal protein L2 is translated as MATRKLKPTSPGRRFQTISDFAEITRTTPEKSLTKGLTKKAGRNNNGRITARRRGGGHKTLYRIIDFKRNKLGIPAKVAEIEYDPNRSARIALLHYADGEKRYILAPVGLNQGDSILSGEGADIKPGNAMQLQLVPTGTIVHNIELHPGRGGQFCRAAGTYAQLIAKEGKYALLRMPSGEVRKVLAACCATVGQVGNVHHESIKIGKAGRNRWLGRRPKVRGVAMNPVDHPLGGGEGRSSGGRHPVSPWGIPAKGYKTRNKKKASAKLIVKRRGQK
- the rplW gene encoding 50S ribosomal protein L23 codes for the protein MDYSKILLKPVVSEKANEAKEQSNHVSFYVHPDTNKIEVKKAVEAAFDVKVESVNIVRKQAMPRKKFGRVTGRISGYKKAYVKLAQGDKIEIFEGV
- the rplD gene encoding 50S ribosomal protein L4 yields the protein MAKLQVVDQNNQKVGDIELAPEVFEVEVQPEILNLVVRAQRAAKRSGTHATKTRGMKSGGGRKPWRQKGTGRARAGSSRSPLWRGGAVLFGPQPRDYSFKVNKKVRKLALQMALSSRVAEQKLTVLKAIDLAEVKTKAFAAIVRNLGLGKTLIVAKEADSTLALSARNLPGVKVIEADKLNVYDVLLYPELVMLEAAAQDVQERLK
- the rplC gene encoding 50S ribosomal protein L3, which translates into the protein MPKTLGILGKKLGMTRIFKDDGSVCCVTVIQAGPCPVMQIKTQDKEGYNALQLGYDVIAERKVNKPMKGHMAKAGKDLYRHLREFPLDGVDGYELGQEITVGIFSAGEKVKVTGTSKGKGFQGVMKRHNFSGSRASHGAEKVHRVPGSVGNATYPGRVWKNKKMPGQMGNARVTLSNVEIIDVRPEDNVLVVKGQVPGPNNGFVMIRKNG
- the rpsJ gene encoding 30S ribosomal protein S10; protein product: MAASMASDRIRIKLKSYDYRILDKAVSEIVDTARNTGAAIAGPVPLPTDIHRNTIQKSVHVDKKSREQFEMRIHKRLLDILEPTQQTVDALGKLSLPAGVDVEIKL
- the fusA gene encoding elongation factor G, whose product is MPRMVPRNKQRNIGIMAHIDAGKTTTTERILFYTGVSHKLGEVHDGEATMDWMVQEQERGITITSAATTCFWRDHRINIIDTPGHVDFTMEVERALRVLDGAVAVFDSVAGVEPQSETVWRQADRYRVPRMAFVNKMDRIGADFFRCVSMMKTRLNAKAVPVQLPIGAEDEFVGMVDLIEGKAYIFDSQDKGTSFQVTDVPADLQDQYELMRVELIEAIAEEDEVLLEKFMADEELTPEEIREGVRKATTALAICPVLCGTAFRNKGVQQLLDAVVDFMPSPLDIEVMKGIDPDSGNTVECPCDDDKPLSALAFKLMTDPFVGHLTFLRLYSGKIESGATFMNGATGKKERIGRLLKMHANKREEIKEAYAGDIVAAVGLKNLATGDTLADLKQAVVLESLDIPEPVIEVAIEPKTKADRDNLSNSLVKLAKEDPSFRVKTDEETGQTLIAGMGELHLEIIVDRLLREFNVNANVGAPRVAYRETISASNKADVKHAKQSGGRGQYGHVVIEIEPNPEKGYEFEDEIKGGVIPKEYIPAVDKGIKDALKNGIVAGFPVVDVKVKLVFGSFHEVDSSEQAFYVAGSMAIKQACKGAKPVLLEPIMSVEVVTPEEYLGDVMGDLNGRRGRVGEMEARPGVQVVRSYVPLSEMFGYATDLRSKTQGRATFTMQFNHYERVPNSLAEELMTKKD
- the rpsG gene encoding 30S ribosomal protein S7, translating into MPRKGPVARRQILPDPVYGSKLITRFINRLMFDGKKSTAERIFYQAIESLANKTNEDPLRAFEKCLDNVRPSVEVKSRRVGGATYQVPMEVRPDRQTALAIRWMINYARSRGEKGMVARLSGELLDAFNNRGGAVKKREDTHKMAEANKAFAHYRW